Proteins encoded in a region of the Podospora pseudopauciseta strain CBS 411.78 chromosome 6, whole genome shotgun sequence genome:
- a CDS encoding hypothetical protein (COG:I; EggNog:ENOG503NV5P), translating into MTPTVFWIGLGNMGRGMAKNLVLKGPLDNQPLLVHNRTKQRSLDLASQLPPGKVTILDSISSGVRQADIIFLILSKDSVVESAISEILTHDLTGKLIIDCSTIHPTTATRIANSITSCGAQFLAAPVFGAPAMADAGQLIGVLAGPSASVDRARPYFKGVIARAEIDMSDEPYGKALTLKLIGNTFVFNMVEQLAEGHVLAEKSGLGTKYLHQWVEQMFPGPYAAYSTRMLSGDYHTREEPLFAVDLARKDAGHALKLAEEAGVRMRNLEVADEHLKEVKEYAGEKGDIAGIFGAVRREGGLGYENS; encoded by the exons ATGACCCCAACAGTCTTCTGGATTGGCCTAGGAAACATGGGCCGA GGCATGGCCAAAAACCTCGTTCTCAAAGGCCCCCTagacaaccaacccctcctaGTCCACAACCGCACCAAACAACGCTCCCTCGACCTCGcctcccaactcccccctGGCAAAGTCACCATCCTCGActccatctcctccggcGTCCGCCAAGCagacatcatcttcctcatcctctccaaagaCTCGGTTGTCGAATCCGCCATCTCCGAAATCCTAACCCACGACCTCACCGGCAAGCTCATAATCGACTGCTCAACAatccaccccaccaccgcaacccgCATCGCCAATTCCATCACCTCCTGCGGCGCCCAGTTCCTCGCCGCCCCCGTCTTTGGCGCCCCAGCCATGGCCGACGCGGGACAGCTCATCGGCGTTCTTGCCGGCCCTTCCGCCTCAGTTGACCGTGCCCGCCCTTACTTCAAGGGCGTGATAGCCAGAGCAGAAATCGACATGTCTGACGAGCCGTACGGGAAAGCCCTTACTCTAAAACTGATCGGGAATACTTTTGTCTTCAACATGGTGGAGCAACTTGCCGAGGGGCATGTTCTTGCTGAAAAGTCTGGTTTGGGGACCAAGTATCTGCATCAGTGGGTGGAACAAATGTTTCCGGGGCCGTATGCGGCGTATTCGACGAGGATGCTGAGCGGGGATTACCATACGAGGGAGGAACCGCTTTTTGCGGTTGATTTGGCTAGGAAGGACGCGGGGCACGCGTTGaagctggcggaggaggcgggggtgaggatgaggaattTGGAGGTGGCGGATGAGCATTTaaaggaggtgaaggagtatgctggggagaagggggataTTGCGGGGATTTTTGGGgctgtgaggagggagggggggttggggtatGAGAATTCGTGA
- a CDS encoding hypothetical protein (EggNog:ENOG503P9I6), whose translation MNPSQRASSSTLLPAASRDSDSSSIRPRNRRQASYKDDPDNSSSRSTSRGATPIPAAHIGSVTGRNDARTEVARNRPNTKGSSGQGAGLLGGTWAPSWASVQNLATTLIAGGESFINGESHRPQTNGNRAKGGQGGGRGDATNTWGPAPPGETRPRSDEIGTGTLAKRDARLKAMRTASILESHEGVNGGLDFGRKFKKKGSDEDLRRTVLNDETEEHLVYIHHVQPTDTYAGVVLKYRCQEDAFRKANGLWSRDGIQVRKYLMMPVDACEVRGKTCETPVDPVAKVDLLARTPDTTDPWGQPTNGGDFFSNPGNSNQLEQQSQSGDDDRPWTHVRWVSIDSHPHPVEVARVSRRSLGYFPPRRKKSTHTMSSLSTPRASVDAPSTSVSEPNIGSPKSPSSRRPSLLSTRSPIASSHGNLPTRSNSTATTSDNDPRPAWMRRPGGVGSLGRNVRAPGPQKDPLNDWAKKNVPGFNFDSLPSMSAMGMERARFGFTNDANAPVTIAESPFGEGQDTSAMSRQGTGLDKAALAVETWLRGAIEKGVELAKSGNVTPILGPRRVSGMHGGSNGQGDLIELENTGSDDDGRGWHDPNFGGTLGSPAVAGPSGRSFGEAAALRGRGVSKKAD comes from the coding sequence ATGAACCCCTCGCAGCGGGCCTCTTCGAGCACACTGCTGCCCGCCGCCTCCCGGGATTCCGACTCCAGCTCTATTCGGCCACGAAACCGGCGCCAAGCCAGTTACAAAGACGACCCCGACAACTCTTCCAGTCGGTCTACCAGCCGTGGTGCGACTCCGATTCCCGCCGCACATATTGGCTCAGTAACAGGCAGAAATGATGCAAGAACAGAAGTTGCGCGGAATCGTCCCAACACAAAAGGAAGTTCAGGACAAGGCGCGGGTTTGTTAGGAGGCACTTGGGCGCCAAGCTGGGCCTCGGTCCAGAACCTTGCCACCACATTGATTGCAGGCGGGGAGTCTTTTATCAACGGAGAGTCGCACCGACCACAAACAAACGGGAACAGGGCAAAGGGGGGGCAAGGCGGCGGTCGAGGTGATGCCACAAACACATGGGGCCCCGCGCCGCCAGGTGAGACCAGACCCCGCTCCGACGAGATTGGCACTGGAACATTGGCCAAGAGGGATGCCAGACTGAAAGCGATGAGGACTGCTAGTATTCTTGAAAGCCACGAAGGTGTGAATGGGGGTTTGGATTTTGGTAGAAagttcaagaagaaggggtcGGATGAGGATTTGCGCAGGACAGTATTGAATGACGAAACGGAGGAACACTTGGTTTACATTCACCATGTCCAACCAACAGACACGTATGCCGGGGTGGTACTAAAATACAGATGTCAAGAGGATGCTTTTCGAAAGGCCAACGGGCTCTGGTCAAGAGATGGAATCCAGGTCAGGAAATATTTGATGATGCCGGTGGATGCGTGTGAGGTCAGGGGCAAGACTTGTGAAACACCAGTCGACCCAGTAGCGAAGGTTGACCTGTTGGCACGAACACCAGACACAACAGATCCATGGGGACAGCCAACCAATGGAGGCGACTTTTTCTCGAATCCAGGAAATAGTAACCAGCTGGAACAACAATCACAGTCAGGCGACGACGACCGGCCATGGACCCATGTACGGTGGGTATCAATCGattcccatcctcacccagTCGAAGTTGCCAGAGTTTCTCGGAGGTCGCTTGGGTACTTTCCTCCTCGCAGGAAGAAAAGCACTCACACCATGTCATCTTTGTCAACGCCTCGAGCTTCAGTTGATGCCCCCAGCACCAGTGTTTCTGAGCCAAATATTGGAAGCCCAAAAAGTCCCTCTTCTCGGCGCCCTTCGCTGTTGTCCACCCGTTCTCCGATTGCATCCTCTCATGGAAACCTACCCACCCGATCAAACTCGACAGCTACCACCAGCGATAACGATCCCCGACCGGCATGGATGCGCCGTCCAGGAGGTGTAGGCTCGCTCGGCAGAAATGTGCGAGCCCCTGGGCCACAAAAAGACCCTCTCAACGATTGGGCTAAGAAGAATGTTCCCGGATTCAACTTTGACTCTTTGCCTTCCATGTCGGCCATGGGCATGGAAAGGGCTCGGTTTGGCTTCACCAACGATGCTAATGCGCCGGTTACCATTGCGGAGAGCCCGTTTGGAGAGGGCCAGGACACCTCCGCTATGAGCAGACAAGGGACAGGTCTCGACAAGGCGGCTCTTGCTGTGGAAACCTGGCTGAGAGGCGCTATCGAGAAAGGTGTCGAACTTGCAAAATCGGGGAACGTCACGCCTATTCTGGGACCGAGGCGGGTGAGCGGGATGCATGGAGGGAGTAACGGACAGGGTGATCTGATAGAATTGGAGAACACTGgaagtgatgatgacgggagAGGGTGGCATGACCCGAATTTTGGGGGGACTTTGGGCAGTCCGGCTGTTGCTGGCCCATCAGGGAGGAGTTTTGGAGAGGCAGCTGCactgagggggaggggagtgagTAAGAAGGCTGATTAG
- a CDS encoding hypothetical protein (EggNog:ENOG503PF2W), translating into MKFTTLTTLTTLATTAKADIWIYECTDLGSGDVKNTRLILQKWDVSKIEGVVCDGDGCYNGNPEDLERLEYDVDFGHFTIYKNRDWNLVGFEKMRFGATVARRRRMSMIARRSIFLPGS; encoded by the exons atgaagttcaccaccctcaccaccctcaccaccctcgccaccaccgccaaagcCGACATCTGGATCTACGAATGCACCGACCTCGGCAGCGGCG ACGTCAAGAATACCCGGCTCATTCTCCAAAAGTGGGACGTGAGCAAGATCGAGGGTGTTGTTTGCGATGGGGATGGGTGCTATAATGGGAATCCGGAGGATCTCGAGCGGTTGGAGTATGATGTTGATTTTGGTCATTTCA CTATTTATAAGAATCGGGACTGGAACTTGGTTGGGTTTGAAAAAATGAGGTTTGGGGCCACCGTCGCccgacggaggaggatgagtaTGATTGCCCGGCGCAGTATCTTTCTGCCGGGCAGTTGA
- the ARG2 gene encoding Amino-acid acetyltransferase, mitochondrial (EggNog:ENOG503NUKB; BUSCO:EOG09261BP0; COG:E), protein MPLVAAMLTRSNGAWKKATSVVQASICRDQQRPNHTTITSVTSVSQRRHFSSAENGAKPSRSHPSAAEAKQKRESDREFLISVLESSATKRDAKAYLQTYGSSKAKAVPKESQAFTALVSDKAIPEAKDVSFFVQGSVPVEFLEADEVPRVAIVKLREPQTWDDTLLGGVAKTLTRLRDLGLRSVIVLECSAEKSSVLDWKDVVTQQTDRLQKAIQKYGTPGAELVDGGIWKRSTTPPSASSLGHTKLSVGFGEAFTAPLRHGHILVVPSRAVVEETLEHTAADANEVIFALAKYFAGLQVNAGQNQTRTAVVDRVIIIDPFGGIPARNLGDGARVFINLEEQFNSIKATLGAAEPQDNGSPIPGISGNPKASHIENLELVKNILAILPSTASAIITSPIEAANLQSNPAYDIRRDAEEAMAGEVKTRRWQNPIIHNLLTDRPIYSASLPIGRIKSTTNGRYQRSSRMPTTTLAKKGLPVTIFPDTRTRSWQPPKPGTPRLKLTDTCVDLPRLIHLINDSFDRKLDAEHYLNRVQDSLAGIIIAGEYEGGAILTWERPFGLDEETAYNSGRLVPYLDKFAVLKKSQGAGGVADIVFNAMVRDCFPNGVCWRSRKDNPVNKWYFERSRGVRKLPGSNWAMFWTTPEAAVKDQVMEDYEDVCRGVVPSWADSKAAD, encoded by the exons ATGCCACTGGTCGCAGCTATGCTCACGAGAAGCAACGGTGCGTGGAAGAAGGCGACCTCGGTAGTTCAG GCCTCAATCTGTCGCGACCAGCAACGGCCAAATCACACCACCATAACGTCAGTGACATCAGTGTCTCAGCGACGTCACTTCTCCTCGGCTGAGAATGGCGCAAAGCCCAGCCGAAGCCACCCTTCTGCTGCCGAAGCAAAGCAGAAGAGAGAGTCAGACAGGGAGTTTTTGATTTCAGTACTGGAGTCGTCGGCGACCAAGCGGGATGCAAAGGCATACCTTCAGACCTATGGGTCATCGAAAGCCAAAGCGGTGCCAAAGGAATCACAAGCTTTTACCGCCCTTGTGAGCGACAAAGCAATCCCAGAAGCCAAGGATGTGTCATTTTTCGTCCAAGGCTCCGTTCCAGTGGAATTTCTAGAGGCCGATGAAGTACCACGTGTGGCGATTGTGAAGCTTCGCGAGCCTCAGACGTGGGACGACACTTTACTGGGTGGCGTCGCTAAGACGCTCACCCGGCTGCGAGATCTGGGTCTTCGAAGTGTTATCGTTCTTGAATGCAGCGCAGAGAAAAGCTCAGTTCTGGATTGGAAAGATGTGGTGACGCAACAAACAGACCGACTTCAGAAAGCCATTCAAAAGTATGGCACACCAGGCGCAGAACTTGTTGATGGAGGCATCTGGAAACGGAGTACAACTCCACCAAGCGCTTCGTCTCTTGGTCATACTAAGCTCTCCGTTGGCTTTGGAGAGGCATTCACCGCGCCGCTCAGGCATGGCCATATCCTAGTGGTCCCCTCTCGGGCAGTGGTCGAAGAGACTCTAGAGCACACGGCGGCTGACGCAAATGAAGTGATCTTTGCTTTGGCAAAATACTTTGCTGGACTTCAGGTCAATGCTGGCCAAAATCAAACCCGGACCGCGGTAGTAGACAGGGTGATCATCATCGACCCCTTTGGTGGAATTCCTGCTAGGAACCTGGGCGATGGCGCGCGGGTATTTATCAATCTCGAAGAGCAGTTCAACAGCATCAAGGCGACCCTGGGTGCAGCAGAACCACAAGATAACGGGAGCCCAATACCTGGTATCTCAGGCAACCCGAAAGCTTCACACATCGAAAACCTAGAGCTAGTCAAGAACATACTAGCAATCCTGCCCTCGACAGCTTCCGCGATCATAACCAGCCCAATCGAAGCCGCAAATCTACAGTCGAATCCAGCATATGATATCAGAAGAGACGCCGAGGAGGCTATGGCAGGTGAAGTCAAAACACGAAGATGGCAGAATCCCATCATTCACAACCTTCTCACCGACCGGCCGATATACTCGGCGTCTCTACCCATCGGCCGCATCAAATCAACGACAAATGGTAGATACCAAAGGTCATCCCGAATGCCCACCACAACCCTGGCGAAGAAAGGCCTCCCCGTTACCATCTTCCCCGACACCCGCACACGGTCCTGGCAACCACCTAAACCGGGCACCCCCCGCCTGAAACTAACAGATACGTGCGTCGACCTCCCCCGACTCATCCACCTCATCAACGACTCCTTCGACCGCAAGCTAGACGCAGAGCACTACCTCAACCGAGTCCAAGACTCCCTTGCAGGTATCATCATCGCCGGCGAGTACGAAGGCGGTGCGATCCTCACCTGGGAACGACCATTCGGGCTTGACGAGGAGACAGCGTACAACTCGGGTAGATTAGTGCCCTACCTGGATAAGTTTGCCGTGCTGAAGAAAAGTCAAGGGGCGGGAGGTGTGGCTGATATTGTGTTCAATGCCATGGTGAGGGATTGTTTCCCGAATGGGGTgtgctggaggagcaggaaggATAACCCGGTGAATAAGTGGTATTTTGAGAGGAGCAGGGGGGTGAGAAAGTTGCCTGGGAGTAACTGGGCGATGTTTTGGACGACGCCGGAGGCCGCGGTGAAGGATCAGGTCATGGAGGACTATGAGGATGTTTGTAGGGGGGTTGTGCCGAGTTGGGCTGATTCGAAGGCGGCGGATTGA
- a CDS encoding hypothetical protein (COG:S; EggNog:ENOG503NWR1) — protein MPICIECRHPVKTLWREGGTSNTSSTTNKPSASGGHNIRLTVCKNCGRFCDKYVEHDFVVLFIDLVLIKPQVYRHLLHNTLMNTPSSDPSDPDHPKKEEDAFAPSIVRLGVLLLLFDVYLTWARIERQSSDTEGLAERPIVTQYVFFLLLCTLTTLSFHLSIRFLTSSRFSPLPFLGILPRYPRPNSVSTALLVSSSTKLFPILMVIWEYDVPAAARSLGWAVVANNVEALKILLDCSYGVAAFLAMAGALSRWAMGRVVLWAAGLEGVDSWTAGTEGGQIMGGDGRGLGELGVLLGYLKDWAGRLAVG, from the exons ATGCCAATCTGCATCGAATGCCGCCACCCAGTGAAAACCCTCTGGCGCGAGGGCGGAACGAgcaacacctcctccaccaccaacaagcccTCCGCCTCGGGCGGCCACAACATCCGGCTCACCGTCTGCAAGAACTGCGGGCGGTTCTGCGACAAATACGTCGAGCACGACTTTGTGGTGCTATTCATCGATTTAGTCCTCATAAAACCGCAGGTGTACCGACATTTACTCCACAACACACTGATgaacaccccctcctccgacccCTCCGATCCCGACCAccccaaaaaagaagaagacgccTTCGCCCCGAGCATCGTCCGGTTAGGGGTTTTGTTACTGCTATTTGACGTCTACCTCACCTGGGCTAGGATCGAAAGGCAGAGCAGTGACACCGAGGGCCTGGCAGAACGCCCCATTGTTACTCAATACGTCTTTTTCC TATTACTCTGCACCCTAacaaccctctccttccacctATCCATCCgcttcctcacctcctcccgcttctcgcccctccccttcctcggcatcctACCCCGGTATCCCCGTCCAAACTCTGTCTCCACGGCCCTTCTCGTCTCTTCTTCTACGAAGCTCTTCCCTATTCTGATGGTCATATGGGAATATGACGTTCCCGCCGCGGCCAGGTCGCTAgggtgggcggtggtggctaATAATGTCGAGGCGTTGAAGATATTGCTCGACTGCAGCTACGGCGTTGCCGCGTTCTTGGCCATGGCAGGGGCGCTAAGTAGATGggcgatggggagggtggtgctgtggGCTGCCGGGTTAGAAGGGGTGGATTCTTGGACGGCAGGGACGGAAGGGGGCCAGATAATGGGGGGTGATGGACGGGGGTTaggggagttgggggtgcTATTGGGGTATCTAAAAGATTGggcggggaggttggctGTGGGATAA
- the VMA9 gene encoding H(+)-transporting V0 sector ATPase subunit e (COG:S; EggNog:ENOG503P6UN), producing the protein MANGWSIFIGLAIILAMCTAAWVFAPKGENQVLWRSSLILAFVSCYLMWAITFLAQLHPLIEPRRSDIRKEFVHH; encoded by the exons ATGGCCAACGG ATGGAGCATCTTCATCGGCCTAGCCATCATTCTCGCAATGTGCACCGCTGCCTGGGTCTTTGCCCCCAAGGGTGAGAACCAAGT CCTCTGGcgctcctccctcatcctcgccttcGTCAGCTGCTACCTCATGTGGGCCATCACCTTCCTCGCCCAGCTTCACCCCCTCATCGAGCCGAGACGGTCCGACATTCGCAAGGAGTTTGTCCACCATTAG
- a CDS encoding hypothetical protein (COG:S; EggNog:ENOG503Q4MC), with amino-acid sequence MDAFKGFQKSLTSLGGQITPFASRTFQYTKEQLGQAEDKTELPPDYIDLEKRVDALKAVHQKMLAVTSQYSNEAYDYPPNIKETFQDLGRTVSEKVTLLSSATSPAEAQAALTAPPSAKPQPKTFHHAIARASLASSQALHQQHTSSGEDPLATALEKYALAMERVGEARLAQDAQVQSRFLAGWNTTLNTNITFATRARKAVEKARLTLDAVKARVKGTTWKLGGAAPSGQHDEQELSPEAQEEIEKAEDEFVTQTEEAVGVMKNVVDTPEPLRNLAELLAAQIEFHKKAHEILSELAPVIDGLQVEQEASRASAYSFQ; translated from the exons ATGGACGCTTTCAAGGGTTTCCAGAAGAGTCTCAC CTCTTTGGGTGGTCAGATCACCCCCTTTGCCTCGCGCACCTTCCAGTACACCAAGGAGCAGCTGGGCCAGGCTGAGGACAAG ACCGAACTCCCACCCGACTACATCGACCTTGAGAAGCGCGTGGATGCGCTCAAGGCTGTCCACCAGAAGATGCTGGCTGTGAC CTCCCAATACTCCAACGAGGCCTACGACTACCCCCCTAATATCAAGGAGACCTTCCAGGACCTTGGTCGCACCGTCTCCGAGAAGGTTACTCTGTTGTCGAGCGCTACCTCTCCCGCTGAAGCCCAGGCTGCCCTGACCGCCCCTCCTTCGGCTAAGCCTCAACCCAAGACCTTCCATCATGCTATCGCCCGCGCTTCGTTGGCCAGCTCCCAGGCTCTCCACCAGCAACACACCTCCTCCGGTGAGGATCCTCTTGCTACTGCGCTCGAGAAGTATGCGCTCGCCATGGAGCGTGTTGGAGAGGCCCGCCTCGCCCAGGACGCCCAGGTTCAAAGCCGCTTCTTGGCTGGGTGGAACACCACCCTgaacaccaacatcaccttTGCGACCCGCGCCCGCAAGGCGGTCGAGAAGGCCAGGTTGACTTTGGATGCTGTCAAGGCCCGTGTCAAGGGCACCACCTGGAAGCTTGGTGGAGCTGCCCCTAGCGGCCAGCACGACGAGCAGGAGCTCAGCCCTGAGGCCCAAGAGGAAATTGAGAAGGCTGAGGATGAGTTTGTCACACAGACCGAGGAGGCTGTTGGTGTCATGAAGAAC GTTGTCGATACCCCCGAACCCCTGCGCAACCTGGCCGAGCTCCTTGCTGCTCAGATTGAGTTCCACAAGAAGGCCCACGAGATTCTCAGTGAACTTGCCCCTGTCATTGACGGTCTGCAAGTTGAACAGGAGGCAAGTCGTGCTTCGGCTTATTCTTTCCagtag